From the genome of Rhodothermales bacterium, one region includes:
- a CDS encoding response regulator transcription factor — protein MPPQTTRDIYSRRIKVMVVDDHPAIREALAYTIRDKMDMELVGQASSAGEAFGMMDENHPDVAIVDISLSDAHGLDVVQNIRSQYPSVQVLIYSMYDELAYAERAIHAGALGYLAKSEPTKHIVEAIRSVMRGEVYLSRRMTSRILGKVVKEQHNGFIVGKLTDREMSIFEMLGNGAGLGEISERLNLSRKTVETYRRRIKEKLGLDSVAGLMQYAIQWMHGQRQMQ, from the coding sequence ATGCCCCCACAGACCACGCGCGACATCTATTCTCGCCGCATCAAAGTCATGGTGGTCGACGATCATCCCGCCATCCGGGAAGCGCTGGCCTATACCATCCGCGACAAGATGGATATGGAGTTGGTCGGACAGGCCAGTTCGGCCGGCGAGGCGTTCGGCATGATGGATGAAAACCATCCGGATGTCGCGATCGTCGATATTTCCCTCAGCGACGCGCACGGGCTCGACGTGGTCCAGAACATCCGATCTCAGTACCCGAGCGTCCAGGTGCTGATCTATTCGATGTACGACGAGCTGGCCTACGCCGAGCGGGCGATCCACGCCGGCGCGCTGGGGTACCTGGCGAAGAGCGAGCCGACCAAGCACATCGTCGAGGCCATCCGGAGCGTGATGCGCGGCGAGGTCTACCTGAGCCGGCGGATGACGTCGCGCATTCTCGGCAAGGTGGTCAAGGAGCAGCACAACGGCTTCATCGTCGGCAAGCTGACGGATCGTGAGATGTCGATCTTCGAGATGCTGGGCAACGGCGCCGGCCTCGGGGAGATCTCCGAGCGCCTGAATCTGAGCCGCAAGACCGTCGAAACCTACCGCCGCCGCATCAAGGAGAAACTCGGACTCGACTCCGTGGCCGGCCTCATGCAGTACGCCATTCAGTGGATGCACGGGCAGCGGCAGATGCAGTAG
- a CDS encoding exopolysaccharide biosynthesis polyprenyl glycosylphosphotransferase: MTSSVSAPSVTEAQVGRATALQTRLSTSRRLTQLTLLMADVVALCTVVNALLVASKLTGLALPEPFLLIPAFSLFLVAYAAGNLYQPFAIHPEKELLGLTKASVLVFLSLALPASFVAPSAMSLFLLYGIAGPLLILFVPFMRVVTRIMFSRASWWGLSTLVIGRGAAGKEAVKLLKRSPELGVKPVALLQDDIENGQYMGIPTLSSTRLYRMLAQSHRIPFVVLALEGAEETMYLRTLKALSIFDQIFVVRGDSPDHPVLVDAREIDSYVETWEPREPAYYQRLIKRGMDIGFASAMLVVFAPLLLAVAIMTKITSPGPLFFVQQRLGHKKRTFGVIKFRTMHLDAEEKLQEILRNDPVQRQEYEIFHKLRDDPRVTSIGKVLRRYSLDELPQLWNVLMGDMSLVGPRAYIPREIPQMLGKERVVLACNPGLTGLWQVSGRNQLSFGERVVIDVNYRKDWSLSLDYYILLKTLPVVLTGHGAS; this comes from the coding sequence TTGACTTCCTCCGTATCGGCTCCTTCCGTCACCGAAGCGCAGGTCGGCCGCGCCACCGCGCTGCAGACCCGCCTGTCGACGTCCCGCCGGCTTACGCAGCTCACCCTGCTCATGGCCGACGTCGTCGCGCTCTGCACGGTGGTCAACGCCCTGCTGGTCGCTTCCAAGCTGACCGGTCTGGCGCTTCCCGAGCCGTTCCTGCTGATCCCCGCCTTTTCGCTGTTTCTCGTGGCCTACGCCGCGGGCAACCTGTATCAGCCGTTCGCCATCCATCCCGAAAAGGAGCTGCTCGGCCTCACGAAAGCCTCGGTGCTCGTGTTTCTGAGCCTGGCGCTGCCGGCCTCGTTCGTGGCGCCGAGCGCGATGAGCCTGTTCCTGCTCTACGGCATCGCGGGTCCGCTGCTCATCCTTTTCGTGCCGTTCATGCGCGTGGTGACGCGGATCATGTTCTCCCGCGCTTCGTGGTGGGGGCTGTCCACCCTCGTGATCGGGCGCGGCGCGGCCGGGAAAGAAGCCGTGAAACTGCTCAAGCGGTCGCCTGAACTCGGCGTCAAGCCGGTCGCCCTGCTCCAGGACGACATCGAAAACGGCCAGTACATGGGCATTCCGACGCTCTCCAGCACGCGGCTCTACCGCATGCTCGCGCAGTCGCACCGGATCCCGTTCGTGGTCCTGGCCCTCGAGGGCGCCGAGGAGACGATGTACCTCCGCACGCTGAAGGCCCTGTCGATCTTCGATCAGATCTTCGTCGTCCGCGGCGATTCGCCGGATCACCCGGTGCTGGTCGACGCCCGCGAGATCGACAGCTATGTCGAGACCTGGGAGCCCCGCGAGCCGGCGTATTACCAGCGCCTCATCAAGCGCGGCATGGATATCGGCTTCGCCAGCGCCATGCTCGTCGTCTTCGCCCCGCTGCTGCTCGCCGTGGCGATCATGACCAAAATCACCAGCCCGGGCCCGCTTTTCTTCGTCCAGCAGCGGCTCGGACACAAGAAACGCACCTTCGGCGTGATCAAATTCCGGACGATGCATCTGGACGCGGAAGAGAAGCTCCAGGAGATTCTGCGCAACGATCCGGTGCAACGACAGGAATACGAAATCTTCCACAAACTGCGCGACGATCCCCGGGTGACTTCAATCGGCAAGGTCCTCCGCCGATACAGTCTAGACGAGTTGCCCCAGCTCTGGAACGTACTCATGGGCGACATGAGCCTCGTCGGTCCCCGCGCCTACATCCCGAGAGAGATTCCTCAGATGCTGGGCAAGGAGCGGGTGGTGCTGGCGTGCAATCCGGGTTTGACCGGGTTGTGGCAGGTATCGGGTCGCAATCAGCTAAGCTTTGGCGAGCGCGTAGTAATCGATGTCAACTATCGCAAGGATTGGTCTCTTTCGCTCGATTACTACATCCTCCTCAAAACCCTTCCGGTCGTTCTGACGGGCCACGGAGCCAGTTGA
- a CDS encoding response regulator transcription factor produces MNSAEINMNVMSSPKSTGGRIRVLVVDDHPAIREAIADIIADKMGMELIGQASNADEAFQLVEKMQPDVAVIDISLEDAHGLDLVQNIRAQYPNVQVVVFSMYDESVYAERAIRAGASGYLMKSEPTQSVVEAIRSVMQGEVYLSRRMASRMLSKIATGRSSSPGFAIDQLTDREMAVFQMLGEGYSVQEITQRLNLSRKTVETYRRRVKEKLDFETVAELLQYAVQWRYGQSDAQAH; encoded by the coding sequence ATGAATTCCGCTGAAATCAATATGAACGTCATGAGTTCGCCGAAGTCAACCGGTGGCCGCATCCGCGTGCTGGTGGTCGATGACCATCCTGCGATTCGCGAGGCTATCGCGGATATTATTGCAGACAAGATGGGGATGGAGCTGATCGGTCAGGCCAGCAACGCCGACGAGGCCTTCCAGCTCGTCGAAAAGATGCAGCCGGATGTCGCGGTCATCGACATTTCGCTGGAGGATGCGCACGGGCTCGATCTGGTTCAGAATATCCGGGCGCAGTATCCGAACGTCCAGGTGGTGGTGTTCTCGATGTACGATGAGAGCGTCTACGCCGAACGCGCGATCCGCGCCGGCGCATCGGGGTACCTCATGAAGAGCGAGCCGACGCAGAGCGTCGTCGAAGCGATTCGCAGCGTGATGCAGGGCGAGGTATACCTCAGCCGGCGCATGGCCTCGCGCATGCTCAGCAAGATCGCCACGGGCCGTTCGTCGAGCCCCGGTTTCGCGATCGACCAGCTGACCGACCGCGAGATGGCCGTCTTCCAGATGCTGGGCGAGGGCTACAGCGTGCAGGAAATCACGCAGCGCCTCAACCTGAGCCGCAAGACCGTCGAGACGTACCGCCGGCGCGTCAAGGAAAAACTCGATTTCGAAACGGTCGCCGAACTGCTCCAGTACGCCGTCCAGTGGCGCTACGGACAGAGCGACGCACAGGCGCATTGA
- a CDS encoding glycosyltransferase family 4 protein — protein sequence MDIATAPGAVMPATRQEPKSGSPLPASVKTAIVHDWLPVYAGAERVLEQMIHVLPACKLFSLIDFLPDDQRAFLQGKTVTTSLIQRLPFARSKYRMYLPFVPFATEQFDLRGADVVVSSSYVAAKGVLTTADQLHISYVHSPVRYAWDLYFQYLKEGNLERGMKGLLAKAILHYVRLFDAVSANRVDHFVANSRTVARRIWKTYRRKADVVYPPVDTTAFALQTKKDDFYLTASRLVPYKRIDLIVEAFSQMPDKQLVVIGDGPEYARIAEKAGKNVTMLGYQPFDTLRDYMQRARAFVFAAEEDFGIIPVEAQACGTPVVAYGRGGATETVVPGETGFFFYEQTIDGIRAALDTLDENYSRLDPQRIRDNALRFSADRFRAAFSDVIERAYAQYMTTGIE from the coding sequence TTGGACATAGCTACCGCACCCGGCGCCGTAATGCCGGCCACTCGGCAGGAGCCGAAGAGCGGTTCGCCTTTGCCCGCCTCGGTCAAGACGGCCATCGTACACGACTGGCTTCCCGTCTACGCCGGCGCTGAGCGCGTTCTGGAGCAGATGATTCACGTGCTCCCGGCCTGCAAGCTCTTCAGCCTCATCGACTTCCTGCCCGACGACCAGCGCGCCTTCCTGCAGGGCAAGACGGTAACCACGTCGCTGATCCAGCGGCTGCCCTTCGCCCGCAGCAAGTACCGGATGTATCTGCCCTTTGTACCGTTCGCGACCGAGCAGTTCGATCTCCGGGGCGCCGATGTCGTCGTCTCTTCCAGCTACGTGGCCGCCAAGGGCGTGCTCACGACGGCCGACCAGCTCCACATCAGCTACGTCCACAGCCCGGTTCGCTACGCCTGGGATCTGTACTTCCAGTATCTCAAGGAAGGCAATCTCGAGCGCGGCATGAAAGGCCTGCTGGCGAAGGCGATTCTCCACTATGTCCGCCTGTTCGATGCCGTGAGCGCGAACCGGGTGGATCACTTCGTCGCCAACTCCCGCACCGTGGCGCGCCGGATCTGGAAGACGTATCGGCGGAAGGCCGATGTGGTTTATCCTCCGGTCGACACCACGGCGTTCGCGCTCCAGACGAAGAAGGATGACTTCTATCTGACGGCGTCCCGCCTCGTGCCCTACAAGCGCATCGACCTCATCGTGGAGGCGTTCTCGCAGATGCCGGACAAGCAGTTGGTGGTGATCGGCGACGGCCCCGAGTACGCCCGGATCGCCGAGAAGGCCGGCAAGAACGTGACGATGCTCGGCTATCAGCCCTTCGACACCCTGCGCGACTACATGCAGCGCGCCCGCGCCTTCGTCTTCGCCGCCGAAGAAGATTTCGGCATCATTCCGGTCGAGGCCCAGGCCTGCGGGACGCCGGTGGTGGCCTACGGACGCGGCGGCGCGACCGAGACGGTCGTACCGGGCGAAACAGGATTCTTCTTTTACGAGCAGACGATCGACGGCATCCGGGCCGCGCTCGACACGCTCGACGAAAATTACAGCCGACTCGATCCCCAGCGCATCCGCGACAACGCTCTCCGTTTCTCCGCCGACCGCTTCCGCGCGGCGTTCAGTGACGTGATTGAGCGTGCTTATGCGCAGTACATGACAACTGGAATCGAATAG
- a CDS encoding polysaccharide biosynthesis tyrosine autokinase, translating into MPAERPVSNGAVYPAVAAPEKTSIDVGEIFNTIRQGKWIILVTCMLISAGIVAYKFTETPLFEASSLVSIASNKSSTTSPTDRLSAYSVNVYTQADELSFLNNSGELSRRVAQRLIEVADALGSNAYFSVLHAPEGSPPLTLEEIALRIRIRVLFMPSEQNMITIKAISPSQVEAVRLANLYAQEYQLMDKERSRARLVQARQFVQELLSKRREELAALDYRWEAMFSNSETISGGSTGELFLTQYATLTADLESKELQLETEKRSRDHLVEEYERVAPGLVEQVSSGIDREITALQDRIAELKMDAEEYYIHDPSRRGREAEIPELNEIIVGIKNLEERKNSLAQQLVRETLSAGNATTRGTVEPLSYATQLKAQILTKDITINELTLTVSALRRRVAEAEKKLRIIPTMTLERQQLERERAVVEQGYKTLQSELQQAEIAEQSDIGNVSIIREAQQPLPVGSDLTQSLILGLLLGLGFGTGLAFVRKAVDRRVARPADVRDMGFQLVGVIPEMQRDIKESHGGSELVEYNGAQLSAHLVAALQPTSSIAENYRLTRTNIDFLFEDNPPQVVLITSPEAGDGKTVTSVNLAITMAESGRRTLLIDLDLRRPSCHKLMGRDRAPGFVDLLTHPGEFLLEEFETTIPYLHFVPAGSTSSRPSELVGSSLLKDGINSLREMFDTIIIDSPPVLAVTDAVVLSTICDATVVVVNADATDQQALNVTRQTLEAVGVSVSGVILNRFDARRAGMKGYYIYGYDSSYSYDQPVSNGARA; encoded by the coding sequence GTGCCTGCCGAACGCCCCGTGTCCAACGGGGCGGTGTATCCGGCCGTGGCTGCGCCTGAAAAGACGTCTATCGACGTCGGCGAGATCTTTAATACCATTCGCCAGGGCAAGTGGATCATCCTGGTGACCTGCATGCTCATCTCCGCCGGCATCGTCGCCTATAAATTTACCGAGACGCCGTTGTTCGAGGCGTCGAGCCTGGTTTCCATCGCGTCGAACAAGTCGTCCACCACCTCGCCGACCGACCGGCTCTCGGCCTACAGCGTCAATGTCTACACCCAGGCGGACGAACTCAGCTTCCTGAACAACTCGGGCGAGCTGAGCCGGCGTGTGGCGCAGCGGCTCATCGAAGTGGCCGACGCGCTCGGCTCGAACGCCTATTTCTCGGTGCTCCACGCGCCGGAAGGCAGCCCGCCGCTCACGCTCGAGGAAATCGCCTTGCGCATCCGGATCCGGGTGCTGTTCATGCCCTCGGAGCAGAACATGATCACCATCAAGGCGATCAGCCCGTCGCAGGTGGAGGCCGTGCGGCTGGCCAACCTGTACGCGCAGGAATATCAGCTGATGGACAAGGAGCGCAGCCGCGCGCGGCTCGTGCAGGCCCGTCAGTTCGTGCAGGAGCTTCTCTCGAAGCGCCGGGAGGAGCTGGCGGCCCTCGACTACCGCTGGGAAGCCATGTTCAGCAACAGCGAGACGATTTCGGGCGGCAGCACGGGTGAGCTGTTCCTGACGCAATACGCCACGCTCACGGCGGATCTGGAGAGCAAGGAACTGCAGCTCGAGACCGAGAAACGGTCCCGCGACCACCTCGTCGAGGAATACGAGCGCGTCGCGCCCGGCCTCGTCGAGCAGGTCAGCTCGGGCATCGACCGGGAGATCACGGCGCTGCAGGACCGCATCGCCGAGCTCAAGATGGACGCCGAGGAATATTACATCCACGACCCGTCGCGCCGCGGCCGCGAGGCCGAAATTCCGGAGCTGAACGAGATCATCGTCGGCATCAAGAACCTGGAGGAGCGGAAGAATTCGCTGGCGCAGCAGCTGGTGCGGGAGACCCTCAGCGCCGGCAACGCCACCACGCGCGGCACCGTCGAACCGCTCAGCTATGCGACGCAGCTCAAGGCGCAGATCCTGACGAAGGATATCACGATCAACGAACTCACGCTGACCGTGAGCGCGCTGCGCCGGCGGGTTGCCGAGGCCGAAAAGAAGCTGCGGATCATCCCGACGATGACGCTCGAACGCCAGCAGCTGGAGCGCGAGCGCGCGGTGGTGGAGCAGGGCTACAAGACGCTCCAGTCCGAATTGCAGCAGGCCGAAATCGCCGAGCAGTCGGACATCGGCAACGTCTCGATCATCCGCGAGGCGCAGCAGCCGCTGCCGGTCGGCAGCGACCTGACGCAGAGCCTGATCCTGGGTCTGCTGCTCGGGCTCGGCTTCGGGACGGGTCTGGCGTTCGTCCGCAAGGCCGTCGATCGCCGCGTGGCGCGGCCGGCCGATGTGCGCGACATGGGCTTCCAGCTGGTGGGCGTCATCCCCGAGATGCAGCGCGACATCAAGGAGTCGCATGGCGGCAGCGAGCTGGTCGAATACAACGGCGCCCAGCTCAGCGCGCACCTGGTGGCGGCGCTCCAGCCGACGTCGTCGATCGCCGAGAACTACCGGCTCACGCGCACCAACATCGATTTTCTGTTCGAGGACAACCCGCCGCAGGTGGTGCTGATCACCAGCCCCGAAGCCGGCGACGGCAAGACGGTCACCTCGGTCAACCTCGCCATCACGATGGCGGAGAGCGGCCGGCGGACCTTGCTGATCGACCTCGACCTGCGCCGGCCGTCGTGCCACAAGCTGATGGGCCGCGACCGCGCCCCGGGCTTCGTCGATCTGCTGACGCATCCGGGCGAGTTCCTGCTCGAAGAGTTTGAAACGACGATCCCGTACCTGCATTTCGTGCCGGCAGGCAGCACGTCCAGCCGGCCGTCCGAGCTGGTCGGCTCGTCGCTGCTCAAGGACGGAATTAATAGCCTCCGGGAAATGTTCGATACTATCATCATCGACTCCCCGCCCGTGCTGGCGGTGACCGATGCCGTCGTGCTGTCGACCATCTGCGACGCCACGGTGGTGGTGGTCAACGCCGACGCGACCGACCAGCAGGCGCTCAATGTGACGCGCCAGACGCTGGAGGCCGTGGGCGTGTCGGTTTCCGGCGTCATCCTCAACCGGTTCGACGCCCGCCGCGCCGGCATGAAGGGGTATTACATTTACGGATACGACAGCTCGTACAGCTACGACCAGCCCGTATCCAACGGCGCGCGCGCCTGA